TTATGCAATACACAAACCACAAACTGAATTTTTTGCGCCATTCCTTTTGAAAGTTCTTGAATTTTCTTGTTCCACCACCCTTGAATTTCCAATCGTTCAAACCAATATTCCAATTGTTTTTTAGCTTCCGCTTTTGACAATCCTTTCATTTGAGCTAAATACAAACATTGTTCTCCAACTTTCATAGACTTATACAAACCTCTTTCTTCAGGAAGATAGCCTATATACTGAACGTGTTTCGGTTGTAATTTTTCACCATCAAGAATTATTTCCCCACTATCAGGCAAAGTAATCTGATTTATGATTCGGATAAGCGATGTTTTACCGGCACCATTAGGACCTAAAAGCCCATAAATACTGCCTTGAGGAACAGACAACGAAACTTCATTAAGCGCGACATAATCGCCATATCGCTTTACAATTTTATTGACTTCAAGAAGGTTGCTCATGCTAGATTTTAATTAATTTTATTCCTTTGGCCTTATCGGCCAAGGGTTTGTAAAAGTAAATAATTAGTACTGAAATACTTTATTCTGTTACATAAAAAACCCACCCTTGTAATGATTAAGGATGGGAATTATTTTTTTGAATCTAAAAATTCAATTTATATTTAGTTAAGAGAACATATCTTTAACTTTCTCGAAAAATGATTTGTCTGATTTTTCAGGATTAGGGATAAAATTCTCATCCGCAATATTTTTTTCAAAAAACTGCTTTTGCTCTTTGTTTAATGTTTTTGGTGTCCAAACATTAACATGAACTAATAAATCTCCATTTCCGTATCCGTTAAGACTTGGTATTCCTTTTCCTTTAAGTCTAAGAATTTTACCAGATTGAATTCCTTCTTCTAATTTAATTCTTACTTTACCATTTATAGCTTCAATATCTTTTGAAATTCCAAGCACTGCTTCCGAAAAACTCACATATAAATCATAATGCAAATTCTCTCCTTCGCGTTTCAAGAACTCATGTTCAACTTCTTCAATCGCTACAATTAAATCTCCTGGAATACTATTACCTGGAGCATCGTTCCCTTTATTAGAAACTTTCAATTGCATTCCGTCAACAACTCCTGCAGGAATTTTTATAGAAACCGTTTCATCTTCAAGAATCATTCCTTGTGAATCTGCTTCAGCTGGTTTTTTGTCTAAAATTTGACCAGAACCACCACAAGTAGGACAGGTTGAAGCGGATTGCATTCTTCCTAAAATAGTATTGGTAACTCGCATTACTTGTCCTTGACCGTTACAAGTCGAACACGTTTTGTAAGATACACCAGGTGCTTGAACTTTACGTTTTACCTTTACTTTTTTCTCTACTCCATTGGCTATTTCTTCCAATGTCAATTTTACTTTTATACGAAGATTACTTCCTTTTGCACGACGTACTCCGCCTCTTCCACCACCGTTACCACTGAAACCGCCAAAACCACCGCCAAAAATATCACCAAACTGGCTGAAAATATCATCCATATTCATTCCGCCATGGCCTCCGCCAAAACCTCCTGAACCATCAAAAGCTTGATGTCCGTACTGATCATATTTAGCTTTTTTCTGAGGATCACTCAAAACTTCGTATGCTTCAGCGGCTAATTTGAATTTTTCTTCTGCCTCTTTGTCGCCTGGATTTTTGTCTGGATGGAATTTAATTGCGCTTTTTCTGTATGCCTTTTTAATTTCAGCAGCGTCAGCATTTTTTGAAATGCCTAATATCTCGTAAAAATCTTTTTTCATTTTTATTTTTTTATGAAGCCCAGATGCGATCTGTTGCGTCTATACTACTGTCCAATAACAACTTTAGGAAAACGTATAATTTTATCTCCTAATTTGTATCCTTTTTCAAGAACATCAACAATTTTCCCTTTCATCTTATCTGATGGAGCTGGAATTTGAGTAATTGCTTCTGCAAAATCCGCATCAAAAGAATCTCCTGCCTTAACATCAACTTGTTCCAATCCTTTTGAAACTAAAGTATTTTTTAGTTTTTCGTGAATAAGTTCAACCCCTTTCAATAGTAACTCATCTTCTGATTTACTGATTTCAACTAAAGCTCTGTCAAAATCATCCAAAACAGGAAGCATCGCTAACAAAACCTCTTGATTTGCTGTTTTAAACAATTCAATACGTTCTTTTGAAGTTCTTCTTTTGTAATTTTCAAATTCAGCAAATAATCGTAAAAATTTGTCTTTTTCTCTTGCCAAATCTTGTGTTAATTGCTCCTCAACACTTAATTCCTCATCAATAATGATTTGTTCACCATTTGCATTTTTTTCCAATGTTGCATCATCTATTTCTTGATCGATTTCTGTATTTTCAGTAGTCATATTACCCTTATTTTTAAAAATATTCTTAAACTTCATTTTTTATTCTTTTTTTTGAATTGCAAAAGTACTGCCAAATCTCATAAAATGTCAAATTGTCATCTTTTAGATACCTGTTTTTGAATCGAAATAATAAATCCTATTAAACTATTTAGAATTTATGTCAAAAAAAATTTAATATAATTTTAAGACTATTTCGATTTAGTTTGGATAAGTTTGTGTTCTTCAAATCAAAAAAAATAATTTGAATTGATGTCCCTAATTGAAATTAAGGTTCGTATCTAAATAATTATTAATTCATCATTGCCTTATATTAAAAAAAGCTTCGTTTTGGAAAACGAAGCTTTTTTTATTTCTTTAAGCCAATCTCTTTTTCAATCCTTCAAAATCAAGTGAAACTTGCTCACCAGTACTTAAATTCTTTAATGAAAAAGTATTTGTATTCATCTCTTGATCGCCTACAATAACGGCAAAAGGAATATTTCTCTTATCAGCATGTTGAAATTGTTTCGCTACTTTAGCATTATCTGGATAAAGTTCCACTTTCAAACCTGAATTTCTCAATTCTTTTATAGCTTTCATCGCATAAAAAGCTTCTTTCTCACCATAATTGATAAACAAGGCTTTGGATGTAGCTCTAACCGTGTCTGGAAATAAATTTAGTTCTTCAACAACCAAATAAATTCGGTCTAAACCAAAGGAAATTCCAACACCGCTCATATTTTTGAGTCCAAAAATTCCAGTCAAATCATCGTATCTACCTCCACCACCAATAGAACCCATCGAAACTGATTTTGGCGGAGCCACTTCAAATATAGCCCCTGTATAATAATTAAGTCCTCTAGCTAAGGTTACATCTAAATCCAAAATTGCTGTTGACAACCCAAGTGCCGTAACATTATCACAAATGAAACGCAATTCTTCCACTCCTTTTATTCCTTCTTCAGACTCAGCAAGCAAAACAGAAAGTTGATTTATTTTCTCTGAAATGGTTCCGGTGAAATTGAATAACGGCTGCACTTTTGCAATCGCTTCCTCCGAAATTCCTTTCTCAATCATTTCTTTTTTAACACCGTCTTCTCCTATTTTATCTAGTTTATCAAGCGCTACGGTAAAATCTATTAATTTATCAGAAGCACCAATTACTTCGGCAATTCCAGATAATATTTTTCGGTTATTGATTTTAATAGTTACACCTTCTAAACCCAAAGCGGTAAAAACAGTATCATATAACTGTACTAATTCTACTTCCTGCCACAATGATTTAGAACCTACTACATCCGCATCACACTGAAAAAACTCTCTAAAACGTCCTTTTTGCGGGCGATCCGCACGCCAAACGGGTTGGATTTGGTATCGCTTGAACGGAAACTCAATATCATTTTGGTGTTGCACCACATAACGCGCAAACGGAACTGTTAAATCATAACGCAACGCTTTTTCTGAAATGCTTGACGTTAATTTAGTACTGTCTTTGTTTTCCAAATGGGTTGCATTGGCTTTCGCCAAATAATCTCCAGAGTTTAATATTTTAAAAATCAAACGATCGCCTTCCTCTCCATATTTCCCCATTAAGGTTTCAGAATTTTCAAAAGAAGGAGTTTCTATAGGTTGGAATCCAAATTTTTCGAAATTGCTTTTTATAATCTGAATAATATATTGACGTTTTGCCACCTCAGCTGGTGAAAAATCTCTGGTTCCTTTTGGAATGCTCGGTTTTGATGCCATTTTGTATACTTCTTGAATAAGACTGCAAATATCTTATTTTTAAAATAAATAATACTCCTTCTAAAACAAACTTGTAACAAAAATTGTATTTTCGTGTCAAATAAGCACTATGTTTAAATTATTCCGCGAAAACGTCCGAATTGCTTTTGGTTCTATTAGAACACAATTGTTGCGCACCATACTTACTGTATTGATTATTGCTATTGGAATTACTGCTTTGGTAGGGATTCTTACGGTAGTTGCAGCACTTGAGAACACTATTTCATCTGATTTTGCTTCGATGGGCGCTAACACATTCAATATCAACCAATACGAAAACGAAACCCGAAATCGTGGGCGTCAAGAACGCGAAATTATAAATCCAATTATTTCGTATCCAGAAGCGGTAGCTTTCAAAAACAAATTTAAATATCCATTTACAGAAACTTCTCTTTCATTTACTGCTACTTCTACAGCCGAAGTAAAATACCAATCTACAAAAACAGATCCTGAAATAACTGTTGTGGGAGTTGATGAACATTTTATAACGAACTCTGGTTTAGAAACTAGTTTAGGTCGAAATTTTAATGGATTTGATATTGACAACAACACTTATGCTTGCGTAGTAGGTTCGGATTTTGAAAAAGGGCTACTAAAAGACATGAACCCAATTGACAAAATAATTTCCATACGAGGTGCAAAGTTTAAAGTTATTGGAGTATTGAAAGAAAAAGGCTCAACCTTTGGCAACAGCCAAGATTTAAGAGTTTTAATTCCTATTCAAGTAGCGCGTTCTTTATTTACTGCGCCAAATATCAATTATACGATGAGTATTATGGTTGGCAAAAAAGAATTGCTAGACCAAGCCATTGACAATGCTACCAGTACCATGCGAAGAGTACGCAAACTGAGTCCCGTGAAAGACAATAATTTTGGCGTAGTCCGTAGTGATGATCTTATTAATAGAATTCTAGGTATTACTAAATATCTTGGGCTTGCGTCCTGGCTTATTGGCATCATCACCGTTCTAGGTTCTTCGATAGCTTTGATGAATATCATGATTGTATCCGTAACGGAGCGTACCCGTGAAATTGGCGTTCGAAAAGCTTTAGGAGCTAAAAAAACAACTATTGCTTTTCAGTTTTTTATTGAAACCCTATTAATAGGACAATTAGGCGGTTTAGTCGGAATTATTTTCGGTATCTTAATTGGTTTTGGTATTGCAACTGCCATGAGTTTTGTATTTGTAATTCCGTGGGGAGCAATTATGTCTGCTTTTATAACCAGTTTTGCTGTGGCAATAGTTTCTGGATTATATCCAGCCATCAAAGCTGCAAAACTTGATCCAATTGAAGCTTTACGCTATGAATAATATTAGATAATTATTTCTTTATACAAAAAACGTCTTGATTTCTCAAGACGTTTTTTGTAGTGTATTTTATCTCAAATCTACTTTTATCATTCTGTCATTACCGTAAATATCTTTTCGTAATTCGATGTTTTTGAAGTTCATTTTTTCGAGTAAATCTTTCATTTCAACACCCAAATATTGATTGATTTCAAAATACAATTGTCCATTTGGTGAAAGATTTTTTTGAGCCAATGCCGCTATTTTTCTATAAAAAATTAACGCATCATTATCTTCTACAAAAAGTGCTAAATGCGGTTCATGTTCCAAAACATTTTTCTTGATTTCTTCTTTTTCTAGATTTCGAACATACGGAGGATTAGAAACAATAATATCAAATTGCTGTTCTAAATCTTCCGTTTCAAGAATGTTTTTTTCGATAAAAGTGACATTCACTTCATTAATTGCGGCATTTTTTTTGGCTGTAGCCAAAGCCTTTTCAGAAACATCAATCGCAAAAACAGATGCATCAGAAAGATTTTTAGCTAATGAAATAGCGATACAGCCACTTCCAGTTCCAATGTCAAGTATTTTTGGCTTTTGACTTTTGACTTTT
Above is a window of Flavobacterium sp. 123 DNA encoding:
- a CDS encoding nucleotide exchange factor GrpE — protein: MKFKNIFKNKGNMTTENTEIDQEIDDATLEKNANGEQIIIDEELSVEEQLTQDLAREKDKFLRLFAEFENYKRRTSKERIELFKTANQEVLLAMLPVLDDFDRALVEISKSEDELLLKGVELIHEKLKNTLVSKGLEQVDVKAGDSFDADFAEAITQIPAPSDKMKGKIVDVLEKGYKLGDKIIRFPKVVIGQ
- the hisS gene encoding histidine--tRNA ligase, coding for MASKPSIPKGTRDFSPAEVAKRQYIIQIIKSNFEKFGFQPIETPSFENSETLMGKYGEEGDRLIFKILNSGDYLAKANATHLENKDSTKLTSSISEKALRYDLTVPFARYVVQHQNDIEFPFKRYQIQPVWRADRPQKGRFREFFQCDADVVGSKSLWQEVELVQLYDTVFTALGLEGVTIKINNRKILSGIAEVIGASDKLIDFTVALDKLDKIGEDGVKKEMIEKGISEEAIAKVQPLFNFTGTISEKINQLSVLLAESEEGIKGVEELRFICDNVTALGLSTAILDLDVTLARGLNYYTGAIFEVAPPKSVSMGSIGGGGRYDDLTGIFGLKNMSGVGISFGLDRIYLVVEELNLFPDTVRATSKALFINYGEKEAFYAMKAIKELRNSGLKVELYPDNAKVAKQFQHADKRNIPFAVIVGDQEMNTNTFSLKNLSTGEQVSLDFEGLKKRLA
- a CDS encoding ABC transporter permease translates to MFKLFRENVRIAFGSIRTQLLRTILTVLIIAIGITALVGILTVVAALENTISSDFASMGANTFNINQYENETRNRGRQEREIINPIISYPEAVAFKNKFKYPFTETSLSFTATSTAEVKYQSTKTDPEITVVGVDEHFITNSGLETSLGRNFNGFDIDNNTYACVVGSDFEKGLLKDMNPIDKIISIRGAKFKVIGVLKEKGSTFGNSQDLRVLIPIQVARSLFTAPNINYTMSIMVGKKELLDQAIDNATSTMRRVRKLSPVKDNNFGVVRSDDLINRILGITKYLGLASWLIGIITVLGSSIALMNIMIVSVTERTREIGVRKALGAKKTTIAFQFFIETLLIGQLGGLVGIIFGILIGFGIATAMSFVFVIPWGAIMSAFITSFAVAIVSGLYPAIKAAKLDPIEALRYE
- the prmC gene encoding peptide chain release factor N(5)-glutamine methyltransferase: MRIKEYRTEFLQELTPIYDAGEAESFFYLILEEKNQLKQIDLALHPDLIFSADEIMVWNSLLESLKKEIPIQYILGKTNFYGLDFELNENVLIPRPETEELVEWILESQKSKVKSQKPKILDIGTGSGCIAISLAKNLSDASVFAIDVSEKALATAKKNAAINEVNVTFIEKNILETEDLEQQFDIIVSNPPYVRNLEKEEIKKNVLEHEPHLALFVEDNDALIFYRKIAALAQKNLSPNGQLYFEINQYLGVEMKDLLEKMNFKNIELRKDIYGNDRMIKVDLR
- the dnaJ gene encoding molecular chaperone DnaJ, with translation MKKDFYEILGISKNADAAEIKKAYRKSAIKFHPDKNPGDKEAEEKFKLAAEAYEVLSDPQKKAKYDQYGHQAFDGSGGFGGGHGGMNMDDIFSQFGDIFGGGFGGFSGNGGGRGGVRRAKGSNLRIKVKLTLEEIANGVEKKVKVKRKVQAPGVSYKTCSTCNGQGQVMRVTNTILGRMQSASTCPTCGGSGQILDKKPAEADSQGMILEDETVSIKIPAGVVDGMQLKVSNKGNDAPGNSIPGDLIVAIEEVEHEFLKREGENLHYDLYVSFSEAVLGISKDIEAINGKVRIKLEEGIQSGKILRLKGKGIPSLNGYGNGDLLVHVNVWTPKTLNKEQKQFFEKNIADENFIPNPEKSDKSFFEKVKDMFS